A window of Patescibacteria group bacterium contains these coding sequences:
- a CDS encoding ABC transporter substrate-binding protein — protein sequence MKKSNIIIIIIVAILVIAIAVASYFIFLKPKESKTAKIAFDNFVGHAQIYVALEKGYFKENGVNVEPVLTKSYQEAQNLFIDNKVDGVFEVFSDTVLNSIKNYIPSEVVFVNDASISADVIIAKPDINSLSDLKGKTIGVDGINTFSHIFVLSALEKNGLLEKDIFLKNISAPNVLSALESGEVDAVHTWDPIKSQAVTKGYKVIAQAGDTPNLITDVLSFNDQFVKNNPKTVQAIVKAMLQAEEYTSQNKEEAAKIMAKAEGTTEQEMFQGLSGLNQFNKQENIRLMTDNNQADSLFTIGREIINFYQNRGETGHVPDLTQIINPSFLK from the coding sequence ATGAAAAAAAGTAACATTATCATAATTATCATCGTCGCAATTTTAGTAATCGCAATAGCAGTTGCCAGTTATTTTATTTTTCTAAAACCGAAAGAATCAAAAACAGCCAAAATAGCTTTTGATAACTTCGTTGGTCATGCTCAAATCTATGTCGCTTTGGAAAAAGGATACTTCAAAGAAAACGGTGTAAATGTTGAGCCAGTTTTAACAAAAAGTTATCAAGAGGCTCAAAATCTTTTTATTGATAACAAGGTTGATGGAGTTTTTGAAGTTTTTTCTGATACAGTTCTAAACAGCATTAAAAACTATATTCCTTCAGAAGTTGTCTTCGTTAATGACGCTTCGATTTCTGCAGATGTCATTATCGCAAAGCCTGATATAAATTCTCTTTCTGATTTAAAAGGCAAGACAATTGGCGTCGATGGCATAAATACTTTTTCTCACATTTTTGTGTTATCAGCATTAGAAAAAAATGGATTGCTCGAGAAAGATATTTTCCTGAAAAATATTTCTGCTCCAAACGTATTATCAGCTCTCGAAAGCGGAGAGGTTGATGCTGTTCATACCTGGGATCCTATAAAATCTCAAGCTGTAACAAAAGGATATAAAGTAATTGCTCAAGCCGGAGATACGCCAAATTTAATTACTGATGTGCTTTCTTTTAATGATCAATTTGTAAAAAATAATCCTAAGACAGTACAGGCAATTGTTAAAGCAATGCTACAAGCCGAAGAATATACATCACAAAACAAAGAAGAAGCAGCAAAGATCATGGCCAAAGCCGAAGGTACAACAGAACAGGAAATGTTTCAAGGACTTTCTGGTCTCAATCAATTTAATAAACAAGAAAACATACGACTAATGACTGACAATAATCAAGCTGATTCGCTTTTTACAATTGGTAGAGAAATAATCAACTTTTATCAAAATCGCGGAGAAACAGGTCATGTTCCTGATCTCACTCAGATTATTAATCCAAGTTTTTTAAAATAA
- a CDS encoding ATP-binding protein encodes MKIRSKIILAVGIVTVSIVLTYSIFSILITNSRVSREVKRQLTEIAVEKIDTLDRFMSERLSDINIIVNDPMMRSELTSLEERMFYLRDYEKYSKRYVSMSIYDNSGIKIGDTRSVGIGDNESQKDFVKKALNGEVYFDPYPIYSEYINTYTFHFSGPLVDSSGNIFGAVVTRFPTTKINDLLAVNSQNPETNFSADLITKDGIIIYSNYKRESINKQFSDNLKALDQLKNDSSLEIATSTEKKYEDKNQIFVAVKEKGFLDYPGQGWILLLHWDTSELLGSLLRSIILEYASISLFFIIILYPIVRFYANSFSKPILELNEATKYVQKRDFDHPVNIKTKDEIGIFGQTFNSMLRQLKPLYSEMENMIKSKTKELSGKVALIEEKNTDLVNTKKATLNLLEDIQNEKNSSEAEKNKIEIILKSIGDGVFVIDEQEKIILFNKTAEEISGFTEQEALGKPYKEILKFINEKNGHINDDFVKNALKSGYLQSMSNHTILYKKKGKKIPVADSSAPLKSKEGKIIGCVVVFRDVTREREIDRMKSEFVSVASHQLRTPLTSIKWLLEMMLEGDVGKITKKQEKHLKDVFASNERMITLVNDLLNVSRIEAGKIKIEPKEVQIEDVLSQIVESLKPMSQKKNITMLCHHPEPKLPKLFIDPTRIGEAFKNLISNAIKYTNDGGKIELSCKKMDHMVEFAIKDNGVGIPKDQQKRVFEKFFRADNIIRMQTEGTGLGLYITKSIIESSGGKIRFESQEGKGTTFYFTLPIKKT; translated from the coding sequence ATGAAAATTAGATCAAAAATTATTTTAGCTGTCGGTATTGTAACAGTTTCAATTGTATTAACATACTCAATTTTTTCGATTTTGATAACTAATTCAAGAGTAAGTCGAGAAGTAAAAAGACAGTTGACTGAAATTGCTGTGGAAAAAATTGATACCTTAGATCGTTTTATGTCAGAAAGGCTATCGGATATTAATATTATTGTTAACGATCCAATGATGAGGTCAGAGTTGACTTCTTTAGAAGAAAGAATGTTTTACCTGCGCGATTATGAAAAGTACAGCAAGCGTTACGTGTCTATGTCGATTTATGATAATTCCGGTATTAAAATTGGTGATACCAGAAGTGTTGGAATCGGTGACAATGAATCGCAAAAAGATTTCGTAAAAAAAGCACTCAATGGGGAGGTTTATTTTGATCCATATCCAATTTATTCTGAATACATAAATACCTACACATTCCATTTCTCTGGACCGTTAGTTGATTCATCCGGAAATATTTTTGGTGCTGTTGTCACTCGTTTTCCTACAACTAAAATCAATGATTTGCTTGCTGTAAACAGCCAGAATCCAGAAACAAATTTTTCCGCAGATTTAATTACTAAAGATGGAATTATAATTTATTCTAATTACAAACGTGAATCAATCAATAAGCAATTTAGCGATAATTTAAAAGCATTAGATCAATTAAAAAATGATTCAAGCCTCGAAATAGCTACATCAACTGAAAAAAAGTATGAAGATAAAAATCAAATTTTTGTAGCAGTCAAAGAAAAAGGTTTTTTAGATTATCCTGGTCAAGGTTGGATATTGCTATTGCATTGGGACACTTCTGAATTATTGGGCTCTTTATTGAGGAGCATTATTTTAGAGTATGCTTCAATTTCACTTTTTTTCATAATTATTTTATATCCTATCGTCAGATTTTATGCTAACAGCTTTTCAAAACCTATCCTTGAACTAAATGAAGCAACTAAATATGTTCAAAAAAGAGATTTTGACCATCCAGTAAATATTAAAACAAAAGACGAAATCGGAATTTTTGGTCAAACTTTTAATTCAATGTTAAGGCAATTAAAGCCATTATATTCAGAAATGGAAAACATGATCAAATCAAAAACAAAAGAATTATCTGGAAAAGTAGCGCTAATTGAAGAGAAGAATACAGATTTAGTAAATACTAAAAAAGCTACGCTTAATCTTCTAGAGGATATTCAAAATGAGAAAAACAGCAGCGAGGCAGAAAAAAATAAGATCGAAATTATCTTGAAAAGCATTGGCGATGGAGTATTTGTCATTGATGAGCAAGAAAAAATAATACTTTTTAATAAAACAGCCGAAGAAATTTCTGGCTTTACTGAACAAGAAGCTTTGGGCAAGCCATACAAAGAAATTTTAAAATTTATCAACGAAAAGAATGGTCATATTAATGATGATTTTGTTAAGAACGCATTAAAAAGTGGCTATCTTCAATCTATGTCAAATCACACTATTCTTTATAAAAAGAAAGGCAAAAAAATTCCCGTTGCTGATAGTTCTGCTCCATTAAAATCAAAAGAAGGAAAAATTATTGGTTGCGTTGTTGTATTCAGAGATGTTACAAGAGAAAGAGAAATAGATAGAATGAAATCAGAATTTGTTTCTGTTGCTTCTCATCAGCTTAGGACGCCATTGACTTCAATCAAGTGGCTGTTAGAAATGATGCTTGAAGGCGATGTCGGCAAAATAACTAAAAAGCAAGAAAAACATCTCAAAGATGTTTTCGCTTCTAACGAAAGAATGATCACCTTAGTCAATGATTTATTGAATGTTTCACGTATTGAAGCTGGTAAAATAAAAATTGAACCTAAAGAAGTCCAAATTGAAGATGTTTTGTCTCAAATCGTTGAATCATTAAAACCGATGTCACAAAAAAAGAATATAACAATGCTCTGCCATCATCCAGAACCAAAATTACCGAAACTTTTTATTGATCCTACAAGAATTGGTGAGGCATTCAAAAATTTAATTAGTAATGCCATAAAATATACTAATGATGGCGGGAAAATAGAATTATCATGCAAAAAAATGGATCATATGGTAGAATTTGCTATTAAAGATAATGGAGTTGGAATTCCAAAAGATCAGCAAAAAAGAGTCTTTGAAAAATTCTTTAGAGCTGATAATATAATAAGGATGCAGACTGAAGGTACTGGTTTGGGTTTGTATATCACGAAATCAATTATTGAATCATCAGGTGGAAAAATTAGATTTGAATCGCAAGAAGGAAAGGGAACTACTTTTTATTTTACATTGCCAATCAAAAAAACTTAA
- a CDS encoding response regulator, translating into MEKSKILIVEDDQFLVKIYQTKLESEGFDIELALDGEEGIKKAAKFMPELILLDLILPKMNGFEVLKKLKSEEKTKNIPVIILSNLGQESDVKQGKELGAADYLVKSDHSINEIIDKIKKELEKK; encoded by the coding sequence ATGGAAAAAAGCAAAATTTTAATTGTGGAGGACGATCAATTTTTAGTAAAAATTTATCAAACAAAATTAGAAAGTGAAGGATTTGATATTGAACTAGCATTAGATGGAGAAGAAGGAATTAAAAAAGCAGCAAAATTTATGCCTGAATTAATTCTTCTTGATTTAATTTTGCCGAAAATGAATGGCTTCGAAGTTTTGAAAAAATTAAAATCAGAAGAAAAAACTAAGAATATTCCAGTTATAATTTTATCCAATCTCGGCCAAGAGAGCGATGTCAAGCAAGGCAAAGAATTAGGAGCAGCTGATTATCTTGTTAAGTCAGATCATTCAATAAATGAGATAATTGATAAAATTAAAAAAGAACTCGAAAAGAAATAA
- a CDS encoding GspE/PulE family protein produces MQPEKLKELLVDSKLIKEDDFNNALKEAQQSNQSLENMLVEKNLISDENLGQLIANDLGFKFVNLKREGIDQNIFSIIPQIVAKNQNAIAFGKDNNGIKIAMNDPKNLDFISLMEKKTGEKVIPYYASKRDISMALDLYNKGLEQKYEELIKKDIAQIKKPEAEEVPIVKLIDTLIEYAYQNRASDIHIEPLKESIIVRFRIDGVLHKVLELPKNLLEALISRLKILAKLRTDDHFSAQDGKIVQKINGNDIDIRISIIPITNGENAVLRILSERARQYTLENLGLQGNDLDKIQNAIKKPWGMILATGPTGCGKTTTLYSILKILNTTKVNIATIEDPVEYDIEGVNQIQVNPRTNLTFAKGLKSIVRQDPDIIMVGEIRDEETAGIAINSAMTGHLVLSTLHTNDAATTLPRLIDMKVEPFLVSSTINIIIAQRLVRKICEKCRASEIIPQEKIDILKKQLDPRIQQLIDKYVVDHELTVYKSKGCTACQNTGYSGRIGIFEVMEIKENIKELIMKKANAQEIEDQAIKNGMTTMVEDGLKKVSSGVTTLDEVLRVTKE; encoded by the coding sequence ATGCAACCAGAAAAATTAAAAGAACTGCTTGTAGATAGTAAACTTATTAAGGAGGATGATTTCAATAACGCTTTAAAAGAAGCGCAACAAAGCAACCAATCTCTTGAAAATATGCTTGTTGAAAAAAATTTAATTTCCGATGAAAATCTTGGCCAGCTTATTGCAAATGACCTAGGTTTTAAATTTGTTAATTTAAAACGTGAAGGTATAGACCAAAATATTTTTTCTATAATTCCTCAAATTGTTGCCAAAAATCAGAATGCAATTGCATTTGGAAAAGATAACAATGGTATTAAGATTGCCATGAATGATCCAAAGAATTTAGATTTTATTAGCCTGATGGAGAAAAAAACTGGTGAAAAAGTAATACCTTATTATGCATCCAAAAGAGATATTTCAATGGCTTTAGATCTATACAATAAAGGTTTGGAACAGAAATATGAAGAATTAATAAAAAAAGATATTGCTCAAATAAAAAAACCAGAAGCTGAAGAAGTGCCAATTGTAAAATTAATTGATACCTTGATTGAATATGCTTATCAAAATCGGGCTTCAGATATTCACATTGAGCCTTTGAAAGAAAGTATCATTGTTAGATTTAGAATTGATGGAGTCTTGCATAAAGTTTTAGAATTGCCTAAAAATCTTTTAGAAGCTTTGATTTCTCGTCTAAAAATATTGGCTAAGCTTCGAACTGATGATCATTTTTCTGCACAAGACGGAAAAATCGTTCAAAAGATTAATGGCAATGATATTGATATTAGAATTTCTATTATTCCAATCACTAATGGTGAAAACGCTGTTTTGAGAATTCTATCAGAACGCGCTCGACAATACACATTAGAAAATTTAGGTTTGCAGGGAAATGATTTAGATAAAATCCAAAATGCCATCAAAAAACCTTGGGGCATGATTCTGGCAACTGGTCCAACAGGTTGTGGAAAAACGACAACTCTTTATTCAATCTTAAAAATTTTGAATACCACAAAAGTCAATATCGCCACAATTGAAGATCCAGTTGAATATGATATTGAAGGCGTTAATCAAATTCAAGTAAATCCGCGTACTAATCTGACTTTTGCCAAAGGTCTCAAATCAATAGTCCGCCAAGATCCAGATATTATTATGGTTGGAGAAATTAGAGATGAAGAGACAGCCGGTATTGCTATCAATTCTGCCATGACTGGCCATTTAGTTTTATCAACTTTGCATACTAATGATGCAGCTACAACCTTGCCTAGATTGATTGATATGAAAGTTGAGCCTTTCTTAGTTTCTTCAACAATCAACATCATAATTGCTCAACGTTTAGTTCGCAAAATTTGTGAAAAATGTCGTGCAAGTGAAATAATTCCTCAAGAAAAAATTGATATTCTTAAAAAACAGTTAGATCCAAGAATTCAGCAACTTATTGACAAATACGTTGTTGATCATGAATTAACAGTTTACAAAAGCAAAGGTTGCACTGCTTGTCAAAATACTGGCTATTCTGGTCGTATTGGAATTTTCGAAGTTATGGAAATCAAAGAAAATATCAAAGAGCTAATCATGAAAAAAGCCAATGCTCAAGAAATCGAAGATCAAGCAATCAAAAATGGCATGACTACAATGGTTGAAGATGGTTTAAAAAAAGTTTCCTCTGGAGTTACTACGCTAGATGAAGTCTTGAGAGTTACAAAAGAATAA
- a CDS encoding response regulator — protein sequence MLKKILIAEDESTMQNVLKSKVEELGYEVIQAYDGEETLEKVKTEKPDLILLDIIMPKKSGFDVLKELKIKQRSEIPVIILTNLGQESDIKTGKELGALDYILKANVSLQDLMSKISNYLEKNKNGKKI from the coding sequence ATGTTAAAAAAAATTTTAATTGCCGAAGATGAATCAACAATGCAAAATGTTTTAAAAAGCAAAGTTGAAGAATTAGGGTACGAAGTTATCCAAGCATATGACGGAGAAGAAACTTTGGAAAAAGTAAAAACAGAAAAGCCAGATTTAATATTGTTAGATATTATCATGCCAAAAAAATCAGGTTTTGATGTTTTAAAAGAATTAAAAATAAAACAAAGATCAGAAATTCCAGTCATTATTTTAACTAATCTCGGACAAGAAAGCGATATTAAAACTGGCAAAGAATTAGGTGCGCTTGACTACATTTTGAAAGCTAATGTTTCTTTGCAAGATTTAATGTCAAAAATTAGCAATTATTTAGAAAAAAACAAAAATGGCAAGAAAATTTAA
- a CDS encoding type II secretion system F family protein, whose product MARKFNISIGRITITDKALFTKHMAVMLKAGLTINDALDVAFEESTGRFSNILRDVKEKVLAGSTLADALSKYEKVFSNLYVNIIRVGEKSGTLVESLEQLAIQLEKENELRSKISQAMLYPIIVLAAVILVGGGISIFVLPKLTSLFQVFQGQLPLSTQILLYIVNILVKYGIYIFPGLIVLTFFLIWLTRTKLIKPIWHAILLKMPIVSPIVKNLSLAQFNRNFGTLLKSGLPATESLEIVADSMQNEVYRRKIKYISKEIQSGKNISDVISKMDKIFPKVTSKMINVGEKSGTLDTVLIFLAKFYESEVDKASKNLSVTLEPVLLVIIGFVVGFVVMAIITPIYSLTSTIGSQTP is encoded by the coding sequence ATGGCAAGAAAATTTAACATTTCAATCGGCAGAATAACAATAACTGATAAAGCTCTGTTTACAAAGCATATGGCAGTCATGCTTAAAGCTGGGCTTACAATTAACGATGCTTTAGACGTTGCTTTTGAAGAATCAACTGGTCGATTCTCAAATATTTTAAGAGACGTAAAAGAAAAAGTTTTGGCAGGCTCAACTCTGGCTGATGCATTATCAAAGTATGAAAAAGTCTTCTCAAATCTTTACGTTAATATAATTAGAGTTGGCGAAAAAAGCGGTACTTTGGTTGAAAGTTTAGAGCAATTAGCAATTCAGCTAGAAAAAGAAAATGAGCTTCGCAGCAAAATTTCTCAAGCCATGCTCTATCCAATTATTGTTTTAGCTGCTGTAATTTTAGTTGGTGGCGGTATTTCAATTTTTGTTTTGCCAAAATTAACGAGCCTTTTTCAAGTTTTTCAAGGTCAATTGCCATTGTCTACCCAAATCTTACTTTATATTGTGAATATCTTAGTAAAATACGGCATTTATATTTTTCCTGGATTAATAGTTTTAACATTTTTTTTAATCTGGCTTACTCGCACAAAATTAATTAAGCCAATTTGGCATGCTATTTTATTAAAAATGCCTATTGTCAGCCCAATTGTAAAAAATTTAAGCCTCGCTCAATTCAATCGAAATTTTGGCACATTATTAAAAAGCGGTTTGCCAGCAACAGAAAGTTTGGAGATTGTCGCTGACAGTATGCAAAATGAAGTTTATAGAAGAAAAATAAAATACATTTCCAAAGAAATACAAAGCGGCAAAAATATTTCTGATGTCATTTCCAAAATGGACAAAATATTTCCTAAGGTCACTTCAAAAATGATTAATGTCGGCGAAAAATCTGGAACTTTAGATACAGTCTTAATTTTTCTTGCCAAATTTTATGAATCCGAAGTCGACAAAGCCTCAAAAAATTTGTCAGTAACTTTAGAGCCAGTATTGTTAGTCATAATTGGTTTTGTTGTCGGTTTTGTTGTTATGGCAATCATCACTCCAATTTACTCGTTAACAAGTACAATCGGCAGTCAAACTCCGTAA
- a CDS encoding prepilin-type N-terminal cleavage/methylation domain-containing protein: MRGFTLIELILVIAISATLAALAVPTIGQFSNRTQIDATETEIISALRLAQAKAMAVEQDSKFGVYFDNVNQKFYIFRGLNFGDNPSENIEYNYPNVINVAQSFTGNQADFEKLFGTTTDTGNIVITNNIGQTRTINVSSVGKIEYAE, from the coding sequence ATGAGAGGATTTACATTGATTGAATTAATTTTGGTCATTGCTATTTCCGCGACATTAGCAGCCTTGGCAGTTCCAACTATTGGTCAGTTTTCAAATCGTACCCAAATCGATGCTACTGAAACAGAAATTATCAGTGCTTTAAGACTTGCTCAAGCAAAAGCAATGGCAGTTGAACAAGACTCCAAATTTGGAGTTTATTTTGATAATGTTAATCAAAAATTTTATATTTTTAGAGGACTAAATTTTGGCGATAATCCATCAGAAAATATTGAATATAATTATCCAAATGTAATCAATGTTGCTCAAAGTTTTACAGGCAACCAAGCTGATTTTGAAAAACTTTTCGGCACAACCACTGACACAGGAAATATCGTTATTACAAATAATATTGGGCAAACCAGAACCATTAATGTTAGTTCTGTTGGCAAAATTGAATACGCGGAATAA
- a CDS encoding GxxExxY protein: MVIITKSGQPLLYEKESYVLRGIWMDIYNSLGPGHKEIVYGNAFEHTLRNNKIPFIREPIISLIYDGKKVGTYRPDFITFNEIIVEFKSLNIIPQVFYKKIYQYLKSSQYKLAFIVNFGTTELQIIRRIYDIKRQKKSVASACNPYKFVL; this comes from the coding sequence ATGGTTATAATAACAAAATCAGGCCAACCATTATTATATGAAAAAGAATCTTATGTATTAAGAGGAATATGGATGGATATTTATAATTCTTTGGGTCCAGGACATAAAGAAATTGTTTATGGAAATGCATTTGAACATACATTAAGAAATAATAAAATTCCATTTATTAGAGAACCAATTATTTCATTGATTTATGACGGAAAAAAGGTTGGTACTTATCGTCCTGATTTTATAACTTTTAACGAAATTATCGTTGAGTTTAAGTCTTTGAATATAATTCCCCAAGTTTTTTATAAAAAGATCTATCAGTATTTAAAAAGTTCTCAATATAAATTAGCTTTTATCGTTAATTTTGGAACAACCGAATTACAAATTATCAGACGTATTTATGACATCAAACGTCAAAAAAAATCAGTGGCATCCGCGTGCAATCCGTACAAATTCGTATTGTAA
- a CDS encoding type II secretion system protein, producing MKQKGFTLIELMLSIAIISIFITGLAYFSIDIFKSKAKASSVAEVQENVRFAMQKMSLYILNSQEGINNADSQFYPTNPGRLHVNMGPGAGDDVIFTVSSNQIQITIGAASAVPITTNEVKINTLTFKNNSSNNTPGNYTINITGQYNNLGTKKEFDYTYDTETSVTLRRP from the coding sequence ATGAAACAAAAAGGCTTTACATTGATAGAGCTGATGCTCTCAATAGCAATCATTTCCATTTTTATAACTGGCTTGGCTTATTTTAGTATTGATATTTTTAAATCAAAAGCTAAGGCTTCATCTGTTGCCGAAGTTCAAGAAAATGTTCGTTTTGCTATGCAAAAAATGTCATTATATATTTTAAATTCACAAGAAGGAATTAATAATGCAGATTCGCAATTTTACCCAACCAATCCAGGAAGATTGCATGTTAATATGGGACCAGGAGCAGGGGACGATGTAATTTTTACAGTTAGCTCTAATCAAATCCAAATAACAATTGGCGCTGCATCTGCCGTACCAATTACAACTAATGAAGTAAAAATAAATACTTTAACTTTCAAGAATAATTCTAGTAATAATACTCCTGGAAATTACACCATCAATATCACAGGCCAATACAATAATTTAGGAACAAAAAAAGAATTTGATTATACTTATGATACGGAAACATCAGTGACTTTAAGGAGACCTTAA
- a CDS encoding nucleotidyl transferase AbiEii/AbiGii toxin family protein yields the protein MEQTDPRQLLINIVKILEKLKIPYFVTGGMAVLIWGRPRFTADIDLIIVLKADDINKLEKALLAFSKAGYVDKEAIKDAFFRHGEFNFIDGETGVKVDFWISKNDQFDSSRLKRKITKNILNKNIYFSSPEDLILIKLLWYKESPLSRQLEDVESVFKISGDKLDKKYLKQWASKLGVSEILKKIKY from the coding sequence ATGGAACAAACAGATCCAAGACAACTTTTAATAAACATCGTTAAAATTCTTGAAAAATTAAAAATTCCTTATTTTGTAACTGGTGGCATGGCTGTTTTAATTTGGGGAAGACCGCGATTTACCGCTGATATTGATCTCATTATTGTTTTAAAGGCAGATGACATCAACAAACTTGAAAAAGCTTTATTAGCATTTAGTAAAGCTGGTTATGTTGATAAAGAAGCCATCAAAGATGCTTTTTTTAGGCACGGAGAATTTAACTTTATTGACGGAGAAACAGGCGTAAAAGTTGATTTTTGGATTTCCAAAAATGATCAATTTGATTCATCTAGATTAAAAAGAAAAATTACTAAAAATATCTTAAACAAAAATATATATTTTTCTTCGCCAGAAGATCTGATTCTAATAAAACTTTTATGGTACAAAGAATCACCACTAAGTCGTCAGCTAGAAGATGTTGAATCTGTATTCAAGATTTCTGGTGATAAACTTGATAAAAAATATTTAAAGCAATGGGCAAGTAAATTAGGAGTCTCAGAAATATTAAAAAAAATTAAATATTAA
- the pilM gene encoding type IV pilus assembly protein PilM — translation MSFFSKKYFGIDIYDNSIKIMELSGNSISANLATYSSLDLQPDIVKNGQVINQNLLTQAIKQALSNAKPKKISNVNCIFALPESKLILTHIRIPKSTDPKNFSKTILEKVQETIPFQAKDLYFDYKIVLTYKDYYEILFTGVQKGILDEFITSLQQAGLKVSIVDFESACLIRSLIANCNMNDAYAIIDIGGRTTIATIYDFCNIRFSDNMPIAGNEFTQAIISKWNLSFQEAEEFKKTYGLDPMVEEGKVMLVLQEPMQELINSIKKDINFYQGKTGRKISKIILCGGSSDMPKIVDYFYKNLNIKTELGNPFLKIKTNEQISSKIDYTTVAGLALRGLEKKPIESGINLLKNIK, via the coding sequence ATGTCATTTTTTTCCAAAAAATATTTCGGCATTGATATTTATGATAATTCAATAAAAATAATGGAATTATCAGGAAATTCTATCTCAGCAAATTTAGCAACTTACAGTAGTCTTGATTTACAGCCAGACATTGTAAAAAATGGCCAAGTTATAAATCAAAATTTATTAACGCAAGCAATTAAGCAAGCTCTTTCAAATGCAAAACCAAAAAAAATTTCGAATGTTAATTGCATTTTTGCTCTTCCGGAATCAAAATTGATTTTAACTCATATTAGAATACCAAAAAGTACAGACCCTAAAAATTTTTCGAAAACAATTTTAGAAAAAGTTCAAGAAACAATTCCTTTTCAAGCAAAAGATCTTTATTTTGATTATAAAATTGTCCTAACTTATAAAGATTATTATGAAATTCTATTTACTGGTGTTCAGAAAGGAATTCTTGATGAATTTATAACATCTTTGCAGCAAGCTGGACTAAAAGTTTCAATCGTTGATTTTGAATCAGCCTGCCTTATTAGATCATTAATTGCAAATTGCAACATGAATGATGCGTATGCTATAATTGATATAGGTGGCAGAACAACAATTGCCACTATTTATGATTTTTGCAATATTAGATTTTCCGATAATATGCCAATTGCTGGCAATGAATTTACTCAAGCCATAATTTCTAAATGGAATTTATCATTTCAAGAAGCAGAAGAATTCAAAAAAACTTATGGATTAGATCCCATGGTCGAAGAAGGCAAAGTCATGCTTGTTTTGCAAGAACCAATGCAAGAATTAATTAATTCGATTAAAAAGGATATTAATTTTTATCAAGGAAAAACTGGCCGAAAAATATCTAAAATCATTCTTTGCGGTGGATCTTCTGACATGCCAAAAATTGTTGATTATTTCTATAAAAATTTAAATATTAAAACAGAATTAGGAAATCCATTTTTAAAAATAAAAACGAATGAACAAATTAGTAGCAAAATAGATTACACAACAGTTGCTGGTTTAGCTTTACGAGGCTTAGAAAAAAAGCCAATTGAATCAGGCATTAATTTATTAAAAAATATAAAATAA
- a CDS encoding prepilin-type N-terminal cleavage/methylation domain-containing protein, producing the protein MKKPTQKSRVHRQAGFTLIELILVIAIIIIIAAAIFVALNPAKRLGDANDSRRWSDVNQTLSAVHQYVVDNKGAFPNSGTWTSGVNFVLGTAGSGCNTTCTAVATQAACLNLSDLVTNNYIGAIPADPVTGTAANTDYYVSRNPGGIVTIGACDPYSASPIKVMR; encoded by the coding sequence ATGAAAAAACCAACACAAAAAAGCCGTGTCCATCGGCAAGCAGGATTCACTCTTATCGAGTTAATCTTGGTAATTGCAATCATCATTATTATTGCAGCTGCAATTTTTGTTGCTCTTAATCCAGCAAAAAGATTAGGCGATGCTAATGATTCAAGAAGATGGAGTGATGTTAATCAAACTTTAAGCGCTGTACATCAATACGTTGTTGACAATAAAGGCGCATTTCCAAATTCAGGAACATGGACATCAGGTGTGAATTTTGTATTAGGAACAGCTGGTTCAGGTTGCAATACAACTTGCACTGCTGTTGCAACTCAGGCAGCTTGTTTGAATCTTTCTGATCTAGTCACAAATAATTATATCGGTGCTATTCCAGCTGATCCAGTTACTGGCACAGCTGCAAATACGGATTATTATGTTTCTAGAAATCCTGGAGGAATTGTTACGATTGGCGCTTGTGACCCATATAGCGCTTCTCCAATTAAGGTAATGAGATAA